AACACAAGATTTTGGAAGATGAACCCATGCCGTTTCTTGAAATGAAAAACATCGTGAAAACCTATCCGGGAGTTCAGGCCCTGAAGGGCGTAAATCTTGCCGTTGAAGCCGGTGAGGTGCATGCCCTGGTGGGGGAGAATGGTGCCGGAAAATCCACATTAATGAAGATACTGGCGGGTGCCGAACCCATGGACTCCGGAAAACTGTTTGTGGATGGGCAGGAAATTCAACTTTCCGGACCGTCAGACGCCCAGAAAAAGGGGATTAGCATGATTTACCAGGAATTTAACCTGGTGCCCGAAATGACGGTTGCGGAAAATATCTTTCTGGGACGCGAGCCGGTAAAATCGAAGGTGGGTCTTATTGATTGGAAGACCCTGCGGATGCAGGCGGCCCAGTTGTTGGAGCGCCTCGACGCTCATATCAATGTGCAGGCCCGGGTCTCGGAGCTCAGTATCGCGCAGCAGCAAATGGTTGAAATTGCAAAAGCGCTTTCCTACAAAGCCCGGCTCATTGTCATGGACGAACCCTCCGCCACCCTTACGGAACATGAGCTGGCCCATTTGTTTAAGCTAATTAAAGACCTTTCACAGACCGGAATGGCTGTCATTTACATTTCGCACCGCCTGGAGGAAATCTTTGAGATCTGCAACCGCGTCACCATTTTGCGCGACGGGGAGTGGATTACGACCCGCCCCATTTCAGAAATCAGCCGGGAAGAGATTGTGCGTCTGATGGTTGGCCGGGAACTTGGCGAAGAATTCCCAAAAGTGCCTGCATCCACCGGAAGGATTTTGCTGCGGGTGACCCATTTGTCATCCGGGAATCGACTCAAAAACGCTTCGTTTGAAATTCGTTCCGGAGAAATTGTCGGACTGGCGGGGCTGGTCGGCTCCGGACGAACCGAATTGGCACGAGCCATTCTGGGGTTGGGACCGAAAACTTCCGGGAGGCTCGAGCTGGAGGGGAAACCCCTGACTATTCATTCCCCCATGGACGCGATTAAGGCAGGGATTGCCCTGATTCCTGAGGATCGGAAGGGGCAGGGTTTGGTTATGGGGGCCTCTGTCAGAGAAAATGTAACCCTGGCCAGCCTGAAAAAGTTCAGCCGCTCGGGTTTTATTCTTTCGAAAAAGGAAATGAGGGCGGTTCAAAAAATGGTCAACGATCTGCGGATTAAAACGCCTTCTATCAACCAACCCGTACAATTCCTGAGCGGAGGGAACCAGCAAAAGGTTGTTCTGGCGAAAGGGCTTCTTACCGAATCCAAAATTCTTATTTTTGATGAACCCACCCGCGGCATCGATGTGGGAGCCAAGCAGGAAATCTACCATCTTATGAATGATTTGGTAAAATCCGGCATGGGGATTTTAATGATTTCATCGGAACTGCCGGAAATTCTTGGAATGAGTGATCGTATCTTGGTAATGCACGAAGGCAAACTTGTCGGTGACGTCACTCGTGCCGACGCCACACAGGAAAAGGTTATGGCACTGGCGATGGGGATGGTGTAAAAGTCGGGTTGAATTGGGAACGAAGCGATGCCTGATTTCCCTGATTCTAAATAAATAATCCATGCTCTCAAATATGCTTCAACAGCCTTCCGACGAATTTACACATATGAAAAAATGACGGCCTGACATTTATTCCTTGCAATTCAAAACAGATTTTTGTATTATGAGAATAATTTGAAAACAATCGTTTTCATGATTCTTCACGTAAAGCAAAAGATGTGTGAAAACACCCATAAACTCTCCCCGGGCGAAACGCATCGGGAATTAAATTCAACACCATGAATAACACTCTGCTTCGAAAATTAGTTCCGGCGCTGAGTCTGTTAATTTTGTCACTGGGACTGGCGGTCTTATCGCCCTATTTTTTGACGGTTGACAACCTTTTTGCCATTGGGCTGCAAATGGCGGTTGTAGCCATCATGGCTATTGGGGAAATGATGATCATCATCACAGCAGGCATTGACCTTTCCGTGGGAAGTGTCATGGCCCTTTCGGGGATCATTGCCACTCAGGCCATGACCCATCACCTGGGCGTGTACCCGGCCATTCTGCTGGGGATTCTCATCGGCGGCCTGGGCGGGTGGGTAAATGGTGTGCTGATTGCCAAAGGCCATTTGCCCCCGTTTATTGCCACGCTGGGTACAATGGGAATTGCGCGGGGTCTGGCGCTGATTTTTACAAATGGGGTGCCCGTTTTCGGACTTCCCAAATCCTTTGAATTTTGGGGGGGCGGACATGTTTTCCGCGTAATTCCGGTTCCGCTGGTTGTGTTGACGGTTCTGGCTGTTCTGGGACATATTCTGCTGGCTCATACGCGTTTCGGCCGCTACACTTACGCTATCGGCGGAAACACGGAGGCCGCCCGTTTGTCGGGGATTCCCGTGGGGCGCTATTTGATCTGGATTTACACACTTGCCGGGTTTTTGTACGGGATTGCAGGTATTATCCTGGCGTCCCGGTTGAGCACCGGTCAACCAACGGCCGGAACCGGTTACGAGCTGGATGTGATCACTGCCTGCGTGGTGGGAGGCGCCAGTTTGAGCGGCGGTGAGGGTCAGATTTTGGGCGCAATGGTGGGCGCACTCATTATGGGTGTCATTCGCAACGGCAGCAACCTTCTGGACGTGTCCGCCTTCTGGCAGCAGGTTCTGATGGGCAGCATTATTATCGCCGCCGTTTTTGCGGATCAATATCGGCGGAAAAACAACCATTTTTAAAAGCCAAGTGTTTTGTCGCATATGAGCGGCAGAAAGAAATGCGGCGAATACGCAAATAAAAAAGGGAAGATTGAGTATTGGTACCATCGGCAGGAGCGCGGGGGATCCAGCCCTTTCGGAAGTCGTGAACAGGAGTCTGTGAATTGGTGCAAAATCATAAAAAATCCGGGCTAAAATCGGAACAAAAACGCCCCTCTTTGGGATGGGATCGAACCAGAAGTTTGATCCTTTTTCTGTTCTTTTTTTCCGGAGCCGTGAGCCTGATCTACGAGGTGGTTTGGACGCGCATGTTCGGACTGGTGTTCGGGAATACCGTTTTTGCAACCAGTACCGTTCTGGCCGTTTTTATGGGGGGATTGGCGCTTGGCAGTTACTACCTGGGCCGCCTGGCGGATCATCAGGAGAATCTGCTGCGCCTTTACGCCAATCTGGAAGCGGGCATCGGCCTCTTTGCCTTTCTCATCCCCACCCTTTTGCACCTGCTCAATCCCGTTTACATTGAAATTTTTAAACTCTTCCCCGAAAATCCCGTTATTTTTGCTCTGGTGCGGTTTGTCTTCGCCAGCTTGATTTTAATTGTACCCACCACGCTAATGGGGGGGACCCTTCCGGTTCTGTCCAAATATTTTATGCGCCAGCCGAAGGGAGAAGAATCCACTGTCCCGCCATCTGCGAAAAAGCGGAAGGGATCCGAACCTCAATCAAACCGCACGGCATCCGCCTGGGGCAGACTGGGGCGTTTCATCGGAAATCTCTATTCGGTCAATACATGGGGGGCTGTTACTGGCACATTTGCAGCCGGTTTTTTTATGATTGAAAAATTGGGCGTTAAGGAAACCATTTACGCCGCCGGTGCGGTTAATCTGCTTATCGCGATGGTTATTTTCTGGGTTCTATCTGCACAAACCGCCGAAGAAAAACGTCCTGTTCAACAGGAGGGCATGGCGTCTCTCTCCGGGAAAAAACGATTGTCCGGCCTGAATGTTCAGAGGATTATTGTAGCCGGAATGTTTCTCTCAGGAATGGCCGCACTTGCGTACGAGGTGCTCTGGAATCGGCTTTTGGTTTTTCTGCTGACGGCGTCCACTTATGCCTTCACCATCATGCTTCTCAGTTTTCTTGTGGGGATTGCGTTCGGAAGCTGGCTTATGGCAAGGGTTGTGGATCGCTTGAAAAACCCGCTCCTGTGGTTTGCCGGATTGGAGGCCACGTTGGGCGTGTTCGGCTTTTTCTCGCTCATGATTCTTGGAAAATCCGTTGGTATTTTCGATTGGGCCGTGCACGCCGTGGGCGTTTTACTCTGGTGGCGGTGGAACCTGGTTCAGCTTTTTGTGGCGCTGGTGGTCATGCTGATTCCCACCACGCTGATGGGCGCCACCTTCCCTCTGGCCGTGCGGATTTTTACCCGGAAGATAGATTCCGTGGGCGAAGATGTGGGGATGATTTACAGCGCCAACACACTCGGCGGTGTTCTCGGATCTCTTCTGGCGGGATTTGTGCTGGTTCCGGCACTGGGTACACAGAACAGTTTGATGCTGGTTGCCGCGATCAATTTTGGGATTGCCCTGTTGATTGTGTTTCAGCCCCTGCGGGAGGCCCGCAGGCTTCGCTGGATGATTGTGGGAGTAACGGCCGCCCTCTACACCGCGGCCCTGCTTTGGATTCCCAAAGATCTTTTTCTGAGCGTCTTTAACATCTCCCATAAAAATAGTAAAATCATTTATTACGATGAAGGAATAACCAGCACCGTTACGGTTCACGAATATTCCGGCGGGAAGCGCAGTATTTACACCAACAACGTGCAGGTGGCGGGCACGGATTTTGACATGCGCACCACGCAGGTCCTCCAGGGACACATCCCGCTGCTGCTGCATCCTCATCCCAAACGTGTGATGCAGGTGGGCTTTGGAACGGGTGAAACAGGGCACATTGTCAGCCTTTATCCGGTTCAGGCGATTGAAGGCGTGGAAATTAGTCCCGAGGTTATTCGGGCGGCCATCTATTTTGAATCCATTAACGGGGGGATTTTCCGCAATCCGATTTTTCACAAGGTCATTATGGACGGGCGCAATTATGCCATGCTCACACAAAAGGTCTACGATATTATTATGAACGATTCGATTCACCCGAATGTGAGCCATAATGCCAGTTTGTACACGGTGGATTATTTTCGATACTGTCGGTCCAAGCTGGCCGATGACGGAATCATGTCCAGTTGGTTTCCGCTTTTCGGGCTGCCGCTGCGTGATTTCAAAATAATTATCAAATCCTTTCAAACCGTTTTCCCTCACTGTTCCGTTTGGATTGCAAACAATTGCCGCAACCGGCACGCCCTGTTGGTCGGGTGGAAGAAAGAGGCTCCCCTGTCGATTGATTACACCCTGATGAAGAAAAAACTGGCCGATCCGGAGATCAAAGCCAGTCTGGATGACATTCACATGGGCGATATTTTTTCGATTTTAGATGCCTTCGTTTTGGACGAAAAGGCCGCCGCGGCCTTCACGAAAAACGTTCCGGTGCACACGGACGACCACCCTATTTTAGAGTTTGATGCCCCGCGCGTAGAAGGGTCGGACGAAGCGGTTTGGGCGAAAAATCTGGAAGCAGCTCTGGCCTATCGCACACCGGTTGCGCCTTTTGTGAAAGATATTGCTCCGTCCGGCGATAATCCCGATTCTGTTCGCAACACATTGAATCGATTTTATCAGGCCTCGTCCTACATCTGGAAGGGACAAATTCAATCCCTTCGTGGGGAACACCTGCGTGCCCGCGTGAATTATTTGAAGGCACTGGCCATCAACCCGGACGACAAGGATGCGGCATATTTGATCAAAGATGACCGGATTCAGGAGGAAGCCCTCAAAATGCACCTGGAACGGACGCCGGAGGATTGGGAAAATCAGGTGCGATTGGGGGTTCGGCTTCTGGGAGAGGGCAAACTGGCGGAAGCGGAACAACGGTTGAAATTTGCGCTGCGATTGAATCCCAAAAGCCCGGAGGCCCGTGCAAATCTGGGGTTGGCCTATCTGTACCAGAAGAAGTGGGATGCGGCCATTGAAGAATTAAAGGCGGCCCTCAAAAGGGATCCGACACTTGTGGAGGCCCAGTACAATCTGGGATTTGCCTACCTGCAAAGGGACCAATCGTACACGGAAGCGATTTCGGAATGGGAAAAAGCGGTGAAAATTGATCCCGAGTACAGCGATGCCCATTACAATCTGGGTCTGGCGTATTGGAAGATCGGTCAACCGCAAAAGGCGATTCAAGAGTTAGAAACCGCACGTAAACTGGAACCCGGCACGCCATTGTTGTACAAACTTCTGGGCCGTCTCTACGAGAGTCAAAAAGATTACCCGCGGGCTATTCAGAATTACAAGCTGTATCTGGAATCTGCCGTGGGCGCCAAAGACGCCGGGGCCATTCAGAAACGACTGGCGAATCTGGAAGAGAGGATCGGAGCCAGACAATTTTAGCCACGAATTCATAATGAACACGTAGCAATTGAAATCCCAAAAAATAAACGACTGAGTGCTAAGGAGGATTCTATGGTCAAGTTCGCAGTGATTGACTGGGTGTGGTTAATTTCGTTTATTGTGTTGATGGTTGGTTGCGGTGTTCTGTTTTACCGGCTTGGAAAGCGTTCCGAGGCCGATTTCTTTCTGGCTGGACGAGGCTTGCCCTGGTGGCTGCCGGCGGCCTCCGTGTACGCGACTCACACAGCCACCGATACGCCCATGTGGGTGACGGGAGTAATTTACCGCTACGGTCTGGCGGGGATCTGGTACACCTTTTTTTCGGCCTGGGCGGCTATCAGCTCCTTTGTTTCCACCCGGATTTTCCGCCGGTCCCTTGCGTACACCCAGGCGGAATGGCAAAGCCTGCGGTTTAGCGGATTGGGGAGCGAGCTTCTGCGAGGCTGGGTGGCCGGCTGGCAGGTTTTTATGAACATGTTTATTATGGGATGGGTCGGCATTGCCATGGGGAAGGTCTGCAATTACGCCTTCGGATGGCCCACCTGGATTGGACTGGTAGTCTTTTCGTCCATCGTGGCTATTTACGTGCTGGCTGCCGGATATTGGGGAGTGGTGATGGCCGATTTTCAGCAGGGAATCATTGCCTTTTTTGTGATTGTGATTGTGTCTCTCTGGGGTATGTTTGCGGCCGGTGGACCTCATGCCATTGTGGCGAAACTTCACACCATGGGTGAGGCATGGCGCCTGAATCCCTTTTCATTTACCGGATGGTTTTCGGGAGATTTCCCCTCCGCCTGGTTCGTGACCATGCTGTTTGTCGCCATTCTGGGCGGATTCGGAATGGGCACGAGCATCGACTGGTATGTGGAAGCCCAGCGTATCCAGTCTGCCAAAAATGTGAAACACGCCTCGTACAGCATCTGGGCGGGCAGTGTGCTGAACCTGATTCGCAATTCCATGTGGGCGGTGGCTATTCTGGCGTTTTACGTGATGTTTCCCAACATCTCAAGTCAGGCCAAATACGAGATGGGCTGGTACCGGTTGGGATTCGATTTTCTCCCGGCCGGCATGCTGGGGTTTTTCTTTGCCGCCATTCTGGCCATCCACTTTTCCAGTATTTCAACGCAGCTTAATCTGGGGGCCATGTATCTGACACGCGATATTTACCACCATTATGTGAATCCCAAGGCCTCGGAAAAAACGCTGGTCTGGGCCGGCCGGATCTCCACGCTGATTCTTTTGCTCGGCTCGTTTCTTTACGGCCTGATGATGGAAGAAATTACCAAGTGGTTAATCTTTGCCCTTTGGATTATGGCGGCAGGCGTGTGGCTGCCCAACATCCTGCAGGTTGTCTGGTGGCGGTTTAATGCCTGGGGCTATTTAGCCTCCTGGATTGCTAACTTGGGATTCAGCTGGCTGGTGGTGTGGATTCTTCCGGCTTTTCATGTGATTCCCGATTTGCCGGATTACCTGCAATTTTGGGCTCTGATTGTTCTCGGAGCGCTGGTGTACATTCCTGTGACGTTTCTTACGAAACCGGACGATATGAACCGCCTGGTAAAATATTATGTGATGTCGCGCCCCATTGGGTGGTGGGGTCCCGTTCGCAAAGAGGCGGAGCGGCGGGGCCTGATTCAGGAGCGGCGCAAAATGTTTGAAAAAATCAGTGTCTCCGAGGCTTAGATTCACGATGGTGCAGAAGAAGGTCTTTTTTTAGGACGCGTGAAGGCCTGATTTCTGTACAAACGAATCGTCGTTATTTTCAATAAAAATACTTTCACGAAAATTCAGTTCACTCGTGGACATTTTCTTATGAAAAGATTTTGTTTGCAGACCAAAATGAGGAGGTTAATATGAGTCTAATCCGTCGTAAATGGACGCCTGCCCAGGCCGATGAATGGACCAAGGAAGATTGGTATGCCATCATTCTCTCTGTCCTTGCTTTTGTTTTTCTGACACTCGGGGCGGCACTTTCATTACTGCTTTTTGTCTGGGGATATGTGATTCTTTTTTTTGGAATTGTGACAACAGCTTTGATGTTTTATATTATCGATCCCAAATTGAGTGTTCTCTCTGCTGATTATGATAAGAAACAGCGGGAATACCTGGAAGAGCTTGAAAAGATTGAACGGTGGGAGGAGGAATCATGAGTAAAGGATTTATGGTTGTGATTGGAATGTCCATTGCCTATGTGGCTTCTTTTCTGGGACTTATTTTTGCATGGATTTACTACAAGAAAAATAAAAAAGAATCTCATAAATAAAGGAAAACGATATGCTGGCTATTTTATTACAGACCTCGGCGTTTCATCGCTATGGCGCGCCCATTTTCGGATACATTTTCCCGGGGTTGGTTTTTATTATTTCATTCGTTGTAACGTATTGGCTGTATAAGCATTTTACAAAAGAAATTGAGAAGGAAAAAAAACGGCAATAGGTTGGAGAGGAAGCCAACCCGCATGAATTTGAATGGTATTTGTTCCAAATCCCGTGCAAAAAAATAAAAAAATGCTTGACAATCACTGCATTGTTTTTTAAATTAGGTGCACAATCGATTGCCAGTGTTGATTACGGCAATTCGTTCACGTGATCAAACAAAAGAAGACGTGTGTTTTGAGAGCTACGATCAAAGACATTGCTCGCAGGGTAGGTGTTCACCCTTCTACCGTTTCCCGGGTTCTTACGGGCAAGGCTGAAATCTACCATATCCGAAAAGAAACCATCGACAAAATTGAAAAAGTTGCCAAAGAACTAAACTATCGGCCCAATGAAATTGCCCGCGGATTTCGACTAAAAAAAACACACACCATCGGCCTCATTGTCCCGGATATTTCCAACCCATTTTTCTCACGGATTTCCAAAAGCATCGAACAGGAAGCCTATCGTCATAACTACAGTGTTATCCTTTGCAGTACCAATGAGGATCAGAAACGCGAGATCGACTCCGTTCAAATGCTGATCAGCAAGCGCATTGACGGTCTGATTTTGGTGCCGGCCCAGGATGAAACCGACCACCTGCTGGAACTAAAGGAAGAAAACTTCCCGGTGGTGCTTGTCGACCGCATTTTTGATGATCTGGAAACACATGCGGTCATTACCGATAATCTGGGGGATGCTTATAAAGCCACTCAGTATCTTGTGGACAATGGGCATCAAAATATCGGTTTTATCAGCGGCCGACCCAATATTTACACCATCAAAAATCGCCTGGAGGGATACAAGAAGTGCCTGGAAGATAATCGCATCCCGGTGCGCTCCCAGTGGATTTCTCCCGGCGGATTTGTTCTGGACAGCGGGTATCAGGGAACCCGGGAAATCCTCGATGGGAAGGATCGTCCGACAGCCCTCCTGACGTCGGGAAACCTGATTACAATTGGGGCCATTCGGGCCATTCTGGAAAAGAATATGAGGATTCCCGACGATATCTCAATTATTGCATTTGCCGATATGCACACCTCCCCTTATCTGATTTCTCCCCTCACGGTTATTGCTCATCCCCTCGAACGTATTGGAAAAGAGGCTTTTCGCCTGTTAATTATGGCTATAGAAAATCCCAAGGCACCGGCCACGGTGGTCCGTTTGGCAACCAATTTTGTAACACGTAGCTCTGTTAAACGGATTGAGTCTTAAAATATCATTCCAAGGAGTTGTTGCATGAAAAAGATGGAAATAATAGTCTTAACAGGGTTCCTGTCTTTATTCATTTTGCACCCGGGCTTTTCACAAACTCCTCACTATTCTACTCAAAAATATGGAGTGGCTGTTGTCAGCGGGCTGGGTATGCCCATTATGGCGTTGAGCCATTGGTACAAGTCTGCTCCTCAGGTCGGCATTCAGGCCGTCTATCAGTATCGCAAAAATGTGGAGATTTGTTTTGAATTTCATTACCAACATTTTACCCACGGGAGTATTGAAAAACGCAAATTCCAATGGCTTGTTGACGACCAGTTTTATGCCAGCCCGAAAGCCTCTGCCCACATGATATGGAATGATTTTATTATCAGTGTTCGCCAATTCTAT
The genomic region above belongs to Calditrichota bacterium and contains:
- a CDS encoding sugar ABC transporter ATP-binding protein, translated to MPFLEMKNIVKTYPGVQALKGVNLAVEAGEVHALVGENGAGKSTLMKILAGAEPMDSGKLFVDGQEIQLSGPSDAQKKGISMIYQEFNLVPEMTVAENIFLGREPVKSKVGLIDWKTLRMQAAQLLERLDAHINVQARVSELSIAQQQMVEIAKALSYKARLIVMDEPSATLTEHELAHLFKLIKDLSQTGMAVIYISHRLEEIFEICNRVTILRDGEWITTRPISEISREEIVRLMVGRELGEEFPKVPASTGRILLRVTHLSSGNRLKNASFEIRSGEIVGLAGLVGSGRTELARAILGLGPKTSGRLELEGKPLTIHSPMDAIKAGIALIPEDRKGQGLVMGASVRENVTLASLKKFSRSGFILSKKEMRAVQKMVNDLRIKTPSINQPVQFLSGGNQQKVVLAKGLLTESKILIFDEPTRGIDVGAKQEIYHLMNDLVKSGMGILMISSELPEILGMSDRILVMHEGKLVGDVTRADATQEKVMALAMGMV
- a CDS encoding ABC transporter permease; the encoded protein is MNNTLLRKLVPALSLLILSLGLAVLSPYFLTVDNLFAIGLQMAVVAIMAIGEMMIIITAGIDLSVGSVMALSGIIATQAMTHHLGVYPAILLGILIGGLGGWVNGVLIAKGHLPPFIATLGTMGIARGLALIFTNGVPVFGLPKSFEFWGGGHVFRVIPVPLVVLTVLAVLGHILLAHTRFGRYTYAIGGNTEAARLSGIPVGRYLIWIYTLAGFLYGIAGIILASRLSTGQPTAGTGYELDVITACVVGGASLSGGEGQILGAMVGALIMGVIRNGSNLLDVSAFWQQVLMGSIIIAAVFADQYRRKNNHF
- a CDS encoding tetratricopeptide repeat protein; this encodes MQNHKKSGLKSEQKRPSLGWDRTRSLILFLFFFSGAVSLIYEVVWTRMFGLVFGNTVFATSTVLAVFMGGLALGSYYLGRLADHQENLLRLYANLEAGIGLFAFLIPTLLHLLNPVYIEIFKLFPENPVIFALVRFVFASLILIVPTTLMGGTLPVLSKYFMRQPKGEESTVPPSAKKRKGSEPQSNRTASAWGRLGRFIGNLYSVNTWGAVTGTFAAGFFMIEKLGVKETIYAAGAVNLLIAMVIFWVLSAQTAEEKRPVQQEGMASLSGKKRLSGLNVQRIIVAGMFLSGMAALAYEVLWNRLLVFLLTASTYAFTIMLLSFLVGIAFGSWLMARVVDRLKNPLLWFAGLEATLGVFGFFSLMILGKSVGIFDWAVHAVGVLLWWRWNLVQLFVALVVMLIPTTLMGATFPLAVRIFTRKIDSVGEDVGMIYSANTLGGVLGSLLAGFVLVPALGTQNSLMLVAAINFGIALLIVFQPLREARRLRWMIVGVTAALYTAALLWIPKDLFLSVFNISHKNSKIIYYDEGITSTVTVHEYSGGKRSIYTNNVQVAGTDFDMRTTQVLQGHIPLLLHPHPKRVMQVGFGTGETGHIVSLYPVQAIEGVEISPEVIRAAIYFESINGGIFRNPIFHKVIMDGRNYAMLTQKVYDIIMNDSIHPNVSHNASLYTVDYFRYCRSKLADDGIMSSWFPLFGLPLRDFKIIIKSFQTVFPHCSVWIANNCRNRHALLVGWKKEAPLSIDYTLMKKKLADPEIKASLDDIHMGDIFSILDAFVLDEKAAAAFTKNVPVHTDDHPILEFDAPRVEGSDEAVWAKNLEAALAYRTPVAPFVKDIAPSGDNPDSVRNTLNRFYQASSYIWKGQIQSLRGEHLRARVNYLKALAINPDDKDAAYLIKDDRIQEEALKMHLERTPEDWENQVRLGVRLLGEGKLAEAEQRLKFALRLNPKSPEARANLGLAYLYQKKWDAAIEELKAALKRDPTLVEAQYNLGFAYLQRDQSYTEAISEWEKAVKIDPEYSDAHYNLGLAYWKIGQPQKAIQELETARKLEPGTPLLYKLLGRLYESQKDYPRAIQNYKLYLESAVGAKDAGAIQKRLANLEERIGARQF
- a CDS encoding Na+:solute symporter, translating into MVKFAVIDWVWLISFIVLMVGCGVLFYRLGKRSEADFFLAGRGLPWWLPAASVYATHTATDTPMWVTGVIYRYGLAGIWYTFFSAWAAISSFVSTRIFRRSLAYTQAEWQSLRFSGLGSELLRGWVAGWQVFMNMFIMGWVGIAMGKVCNYAFGWPTWIGLVVFSSIVAIYVLAAGYWGVVMADFQQGIIAFFVIVIVSLWGMFAAGGPHAIVAKLHTMGEAWRLNPFSFTGWFSGDFPSAWFVTMLFVAILGGFGMGTSIDWYVEAQRIQSAKNVKHASYSIWAGSVLNLIRNSMWAVAILAFYVMFPNISSQAKYEMGWYRLGFDFLPAGMLGFFFAAILAIHFSSISTQLNLGAMYLTRDIYHHYVNPKASEKTLVWAGRISTLILLLGSFLYGLMMEEITKWLIFALWIMAAGVWLPNILQVVWWRFNAWGYLASWIANLGFSWLVVWILPAFHVIPDLPDYLQFWALIVLGALVYIPVTFLTKPDDMNRLVKYYVMSRPIGWWGPVRKEAERRGLIQERRKMFEKISVSEA
- a CDS encoding LacI family transcriptional regulator, yielding MRATIKDIARRVGVHPSTVSRVLTGKAEIYHIRKETIDKIEKVAKELNYRPNEIARGFRLKKTHTIGLIVPDISNPFFSRISKSIEQEAYRHNYSVILCSTNEDQKREIDSVQMLISKRIDGLILVPAQDETDHLLELKEENFPVVLVDRIFDDLETHAVITDNLGDAYKATQYLVDNGHQNIGFISGRPNIYTIKNRLEGYKKCLEDNRIPVRSQWISPGGFVLDSGYQGTREILDGKDRPTALLTSGNLITIGAIRAILEKNMRIPDDISIIAFADMHTSPYLISPLTVIAHPLERIGKEAFRLLIMAIENPKAPATVVRLATNFVTRSSVKRIES